Genomic DNA from Deltaproteobacteria bacterium:
TTTCTTCGCAAACTATCCATACCGCACGGTACGGATCGTTTGCGAAGACCGCGTAGATCTGCGGGCATCTTCTCGGGGAACCCCCGCTCGGCTCAACAGGTCCTTCATGGAAGCCGACCTCAAGGCCGGTGTCGAGAGTATCGTGGCCCGTCCCGCGACGGTTACCGTGGAGGGGCCAAGATCGTTCCTCCAGGATCCCGGCATGGATACTCTCGAGGAAAACCACTTTCCAGCGGTTACCGGGTTGAAATCCAGCCAGGAAATCGTCGAGAGTAACGAGAATGCGAGGAGATCGAAGGGATTGCGCGGCCGTCGCCTTGCGAACAGCTCGGTTCGGATTGCACATCGATCCTGTCCATGGTGCGATGGTGTCGATCGAATTCGGAAGGAGCAATTTCCAACAGCAGAGGTCCCGGAGGAATAGGAGAATGTTTTTTTCCATTTCCCGCTGTTCCCCAGGAGGCCGTGGATCCAGCAAAGGAGGGGTAAAATGATTAGATTCTGGGATATTGTGGAAAGAGCTGAACAAGGAAGAACCGTAGCTGCGGACGAGTGGGACCGTCTGGTTGGAACCGTGGCTGCCAAGGTCGTGTCGGACTACGACCTCAAGTACGACCCGGAGGACCCTGTCCCGTCCGACGATGCTCTTGCCGACCGCATGTTCGAAGCCGGGGTGGAGCTTTTTGAAAAGACCGGAATTTACTGTATGGATACGGGGAAGGTCCTCGGGTTTACCAGAGACGAGATCATGGAAGCCCTGGAGGCCGCCCCTGACAGGGCGCTATAGTCAATTTCTCTGCTGTCGGGACGCCCGTGACCGAGGAACTCTTTGTGCCCGTCTGCCAGAGCTATGCCCAGGAGCCGATGGCCGATACGTTTTCCGGCCCCCTGATCACCACCTACAGGGGGATGGCGGTGACTTCGGGTTCCCCGGTGGAGGTGGAGGCGGGGATATGGAATGTGGTCAAGCTGCGCGAAGCGGCCCGGTGGGCCGGCAGGCCCACGATTCCCATACACAATTTCATGTCGGTTGCCGAGAAGACGGATGCCACTATTGCTGCTGCGAGACCGGAGCTCGGTGCCCTCCCCGGAGACGGTCTGTTCGTGGCTGCGGTCGCAGAGCTCAAGGTCGATTACGAAAGGCTCAAGAAGGTCGCCTTTCTCATTCATAGTCCGTATGTGATCGGCGGGCTCTACGGGCCCCTCATGGGGGGCTACGGGGGAGGCCCTGCGGCAACGGCGGCGTTGCTCGTGGCGCATCACATCCTCGGCGTGCTCGCCTTTAGAGCCCACCGCCACAATGCCTTTCCGGTTCATATACATCAGGTCTGCAACACGACCCGAGACATGCTCTGGCTCGTGTCGGTTGCAGGGCAGGCCCTGGCGCGGAATACGCACCTTGTGGTCTTCGCAAATGCTTTCATGGCTTCGGGTCCCTGCACGGAGATGATCGTGTGGGAACTGGCCGCACATTCCGTCGCGTCCACGGTTTCGGGGTGGCATTTGAATCCCTGTGCCGTGGCCAGAAACCGTCAGCCTCTCCACTGCAGTGGGATGGAGCCGAGGATCCATGCCGAGGTCGGCCACGTGGCCGCCAGGGGGTCGGTCTCGCGGAAAGACGCGGGCCGGATCGTCAAGGCCCTTCTTGGTCGCTATGAGAAGGAGATCCCCAAGGCCCCGATCGGCAAACCCTTTACCGCATGCTACGACCCGGTGAGCGTAAGGCCGACGGGAGAGTATATCGAACTCTGGGATAGGTGCAAGAAGGTACTCGGCGACCTGGGGCTTGATTTTGGGCTCATACCATAGGGCGTGTCGATTCTACCGAGAATGTCAGAACTGTTCAAATCCTTCGAGCGCTTGTTTCTGACGAACCAGTTCGACTCGTCATGGAAACGAGAATCTTTCGAACCCACGACCCCCCTGCTTCGTGATCGAGGCGGGGGGGAGCTGTCAAACCGTCTTCCCCTACAGACTGAAGCAGGGAATCCTGCACCGGCAATCCTTGAAAGAACGAAAGCCGCTCTCTACGTCTCCCGAACGCTCCCTGTCTTGCGCTTACCCACATAGCTCAACGCGAGCAGGAGGGCGACGCTTATGAGGACAAGGACTGTGGAAATAGCGGCAATGGTGGGATCCATCTCGTCGCGGACGTTTTCGAACATCCGTTTTGGGAGAGTGGCGGCCCGATAGCCGCCGATAAAGGCTGCGATTACGACCTCGTCGAAGCTTATGATGAAGGCAAAGAGAGCCCCGGTGATGACCCCGGGCCGGATAATCGGCAGGGTTATTTTGAGGAAGCTCTTCAGGGGTGTGGCGCCCAGGATCTGAGCCGCCTGTTCCAGGCTTCGATCAAAATCCTGGAGAGTTGCCGAGACGATCACGACCACTATCGGTATGGCGAGGCAGATGTGGCTGAGAAGAAGTGCCCAAGGGTTTCCCACGAACCTGAGCGAACTGTAAAAGTAGTAGACCGCCAGGGCCGTGACCACGAAAGGAACGATCATGGGTGAAAGCAGAAAGGCGTGGAGAGCCCCCTTGCCCGGGAATCTGCCTCTTACGAGTCCCACGGAAGCCGTCACCCCGAGCAGGGTGGCCACGCTCATGGTTCCCAGGCCCACCTTCAAGCTCAGCCAGAGCGACCCTGTCCAGGCAGGTGTAGTGAAGAAGGAGTGATACCAGCGGAGGGAGAACCTCCCCGGTGGGAACTTGA
This window encodes:
- a CDS encoding monomethylamine:corrinoid methyltransferase; translated protein: MIRFWDIVERAEQGRTVAADEWDRLVGTVAAKVVSDYDLKYDPEDPVPSDDALADRMFEAGVELFEKTGIYCMDTGKVLGFTRDEIMEALEAAPDRAL
- a CDS encoding ABC transporter permease, with product MERRHWAWWLLYGFGGLVAFYLVLPSLIIIPMSFSDSLLLKFPPGRFSLRWYHSFFTTPAWTGSLWLSLKVGLGTMSVATLLGVTASVGLVRGRFPGKGALHAFLLSPMIVPFVVTALAVYYFYSSLRFVGNPWALLLSHICLAIPIVVVIVSATLQDFDRSLEQAAQILGATPLKSFLKITLPIIRPGVITGALFAFIISFDEVVIAAFIGGYRAATLPKRMFENVRDEMDPTIAAISTVLVLISVALLLALSYVGKRKTGSVRET
- a CDS encoding monomethylamine:corrinoid methyltransferase; the encoded protein is MTEELFVPVCQSYAQEPMADTFSGPLITTYRGMAVTSGSPVEVEAGIWNVVKLREAARWAGRPTIPIHNFMSVAEKTDATIAAARPELGALPGDGLFVAAVAELKVDYERLKKVAFLIHSPYVIGGLYGPLMGGYGGGPAATAALLVAHHILGVLAFRAHRHNAFPVHIHQVCNTTRDMLWLVSVAGQALARNTHLVVFANAFMASGPCTEMIVWELAAHSVASTVSGWHLNPCAVARNRQPLHCSGMEPRIHAEVGHVAARGSVSRKDAGRIVKALLGRYEKEIPKAPIGKPFTACYDPVSVRPTGEYIELWDRCKKVLGDLGLDFGLIP